GCCAATAAGGTATGCTATAGGACTACTGTTCTTTGCTCAATTAAGATGAACATTTTGATATCTAAAAGACAGATTAGTCTTTTCATTGTGTTCGCTTTACAGCaatagccatttgctttccaaacggTGTTTTCCTGCGATTGAATTTAGAAATATTGTAATATGCCTGGCTGGGCCTCTACTTTTCAGTGACAGTCGCAAATCAACAATTTATTTGGTATTTGCAGCACTCGCTGCCTTTCCTTCCGACTGAAGCCAATGATCCTCTGTGGCCAAATCATGCTTCAGAAGTCTATTTTGAATTATTTTAAAAAGAAAATGTATCTGATACAACAGATCAAGACCATTTAGCTTAAACTGTTGATAAACTATTTCTTAACATTATTGGCGCAGCAATACgcacaaggcagtaggctacATGCAAATTTGCATTTGGCTAATGGAAAATGAAAGAAagttgaaataaaaatagaataaGAAATAAGCTACTAGTTTCAACGTCtgtataaaataattgcctcctGATATGGTGAGATTTTGCCTTGGCTATGTTGAAACAAGGTAAAACATGCCTCATACTATGTAGTAAAATgctcaggtttcaaacaattaattAGCTATAGTATATGCTTTAAAAAcgcatactgcctccagctcattgcaaagtggtgtgagaattacaaatatacatttttaatTGTAGCCAAAAAACTATTTTAAAAATCCTAATGGCAGTCAAAGGTGCTTCCACCAAAAGGAAAAGGCATGCTATCGCACAAGGTTAGCAGCTGCATTTTGCGACAGATACAGGGTTTCGgatactcccgtaaagcccagctcattggctatctaactaGCTTTGTTTGATCCCAAttgtgcttatttgacaaagttgTTCGAGTGAAGACCGTCCGTGTCATTGGCGTGCCATGAAGGCGTCGCTTTCTGACCAAATTTGGTGTCCTATAGAATATACTACaaccctaatgatatagtgaggtctggttacgttctaggatctTAGAGGAATACATACGAATgtgatttgactggttgaaacaatatttagggttagattttcATAGATTCTGTTCTTTGAAAATTGAACAAGcggaaatacaaaatcgatcgtgTATGCTAAGATATgaaaaaggattttatctaacaaaacgacacttcatgttatctctggtaCCCTTTGGATgatacattctgaaatcttgctctgatttaagtaaacatttcaccttCAGCGGTGAATTTATGAAATCTATCGCGGTGAGAAAAAAAGTGTTTGGTTGTTAAGGGACTCAAACAATAGCATATTTTTttgcagtaatagctactgtaaattgacagtgcagttatatttaCAAGAATTTGCGATCTTGACACAAGGCACTGCATGATTTGCAACGCCGATCACTAAGTTTTAATAGACTGTAAATCTAATCATCGTCTCTACTCAATGACTAGGCACTGTACGCCTGTTTTACCATAATATACTACAATATCTGGTCTCACCTCTTTAAGTGGGCCATGAGATAACACAGCGATTCACAGTGTGCAGGTGGCAGCAGCTTCAGAGCTTCATGATGGGCCTCTAACCGCTTGTCTGGATCTGTAATCTCTAGAATCCGAAAAAAAAATGAACACACAGTCAGTGTCTGCAGGATAGGAACCATAACACACACCCAATAAAAGTCCAAATACAAATATTCATTAAAAAGGCTAAAGTTAAGGACTAACTTGCTGCCTCCATGAACCTTGGGTAGGCTTCATACGTGATAAGAGGAATAGGTAAATCCCTGAAGTACAGTTTCAGTGCGCCAGTGATTATATTGATGTCTTCATACACATTCACAGAAATGTCCGCCTTTTCACCATCTATTGGGAGACAAGAGGGAGAATTTTTAAACTTATCTATAGACGGGGCAGTTCATTAAAAGATGCCACAACGGTTGCACGCATCCAAAAAGAGAACTTAGAATTCTATTGTTTTGTGGCTTTGCAGCCGGTCTAGAGATTATAAACTCAGTTGGCACTCGATTGGCCTTACTTGATAACTGCCATTACCAATTAAATCAGTTCTTGTCCAACCTAGTCCCCGCAATCTTGCAGCAATATCAACAATAGTCCTTGGCCTAAATCCAATTGATACCCACTGACTGCCCCACCCAGAAAGCAGAATGCGATACAGTGGCAAAGGAAAAAGGTCCCTGCCTCTGTCAAAAGCCAGCTTCACATCTTCAATCAGGTCACTGAAGCCTGAGATTCTGTACAGGCCCTCAGACTGAACACCTACAGTTAGAGAacgggagagaaagacaatgaCAAATTAAACAGCTTTACATTTATCAAACTAACACCAGTGCAAATTCATACCTCTCCATTACTTGTCAGAAATTTGAAAATTGTTACTGGAGGATGTCAGAAACCATAACAACCCTATAGCAAAAACAAAACATCACAAGTTGGTCATTTTCTACCGCTCACCTCTAGACTCAATCTCTTGTATGCACATGTCCACCACCATGGGTCGCTTGGAATGGTGGGCTTTTACCAGGGTTGTAAGGTCACAACTGTATACTTTCTTGACATGCTTGAGGTCAGGCTTACAGTCGTTTGGCACCATTTTGGAACACTGTTTGTGGACATTCAAACCGCAATCTGGGCAGAAAAAGAGATTAGCAATAATACTGTAtcatttaattgaacctttatttaggcAGGGTAGTCCTGCCTAAATAAAGTATCCTTATCACAATTTAAAATGTCAGGCAGCACTAAAAACTATTATTCTGTTACAATGCATAAACGCATCCTCAATGTTATGCCAATCTGATTGCTTTTCCAATTGGAGATGACTTGTGTATgttttatgtaacctttatttaggcAGGGGGTCCAATTGAGACCAGCCTCATTTGGAAGGGAGCCCTGTACTACAAGAGCAAAAAGCAATTACACATTAGTTAGACAACTACTTCAAatcaataaaaaaatacaatagtAAGAACCCACTCTATCATGCACATCATTTCTTAAGGTCTGCAGTGGCGATCTCTGATCAATTTGCCCATAAAATGGCATTGAAAAATagagcaaatcaaattgtattagtcacatgcgccgaacacaacaagcttacttacgagcccctaaccaacaacgcagtttaaaaaaatacggataagaataagaaataaaagtcagaagtaattaaagagcagcagtaaaataataatagtgagactatatacagggggtaaaggtAGAGTCGATGTGCGAGGGCACCGGtactaaagtgactatgcatagatgataacagagagtagcagtagtgtaaaagagggggagatgggcaaagcaaatagtctgggaagccatttcattagatgttcaggagtcttatggcttgggggtagaagctgtttagaagccccttggacctagacttggcactccagtaccatttgccgtgcagtagcagagagaacagggtgGCTGGAGTGACAATTTTTAagggcttcctctgacactgcctggtagaggtcctggatggcaggaagcttggccccagtgatgtactgggcctcgGACAGATGCCGAGCGGTGATGTAACCGGGTCAGGATgcttcgatggtgcagctgtagaactttttgagaatcTGGGGACTTATGCCAAATactttcagtctcctgatggggaaaaggtgttgtcgtgcactcttcacaactgtcttggtgtgtttggaccatgatagtggtccaaggaacttgaaactctcgacccactccactacagccccgtcgatgttcacgggggcctgttcggcccgccttttcctgtagtccatgatcagatCCTTGGTCTCGCTcacattaagggagaggttgttgtcctggcaccacacggccaggtcactgacctcatCCCTATAGTCTCATTGTTGacagtaatcaggcctaccactgttgtgtcgtcaacaaaattaaatggtgttggagtcctgtttggccacgcagtcgtgggtgaacagggagtacaggaggggactaagcacgcacccaaggggcccctgtgttgaggatcagcgtggcagatgtgttgttgcctacccttattTAAATGTCAGTTtttgatttaatacatttgcaaagatttctaaTAACCATTTTtttctttgacattatggggtaaacaatttaatccattttagaataaggctgtaacgtaataaaatgtggaaaaagtcaaggggtctgaatactttctaaaagCACTGTAGGTTTTCAAATGTTTTCCCTAAAATAATGGTTCAATTAAAAAAAGTCTAataacggcagtcaagcatccaagctaactggctaacattgacTAGCTACTTTAAAGAcaaaaatgagagaacagctcactgactaATTTTACTCACCTTTGCTGAGCTGGTTAGTCTATTTTCGTGTTATCAAGAGGGTTAGTGACTAACTTAATGGCAACATTTCAATTCGTTTTTTTAAGCCAATATTTACTGGCACCTGTCATATCAACAGGCACAACTTGTCGTTCTTAAATTCATCAATTATTCTTTGCTCTGACACTCTCAAACCAGAGTGCTCTGAACTCAAGTAGATtaccagattgaatttacgaacgcccTGTAGACACTGGTATGGTGCTGTATATGACATCTCCTCGAAACCTGGTTCAAACTAGCTGTGTTAAAAGACAAAACACAAAGCAGAGACCACGGTTTGCTTCTCACCCTCCCTTTACCTGCACATTTAACTCCCTGAGCGATGAGGCCCCACATGAAGTTGGCACAATATTCACACCAGTGGGGTCCCCGGAAGGTATGCACCTGCAAGGgcgaggaagagaggatggaaaACATGGTCACTTTTTTTACTGGATGGAAGGATAGATGGACATACTAGTCTGGATCTCCACAGCCTGCGCACATGGAAGGAGCCAATTGGGAATTATCCCTGAGAGAGATAAGCAGCACTAGAAAGCAGACTGGCAGGCCTTAATGGGGGTTGGAGAGTGGCGgtggtgggagtgtgtgtgtgtgtgtgtgtgtgtatcatggtTGACAATGCCAGGATTATCACATATCTAAAAAGGGACTACATCAAACAAATGCCTAGTTCTGCCTGGTAATGGCTAGACCAATCAGAAATGCTCATCATTTATCTGTGAAAAGCATGGTGGACTCAGACCCCTTGTTTTAGATTGTTATTTTGGGAATGGGAACGTGGAGGATAGGCATCTTGTGCAAATGACAAAACCTAAATGACTGGTGTTATAGCAGTCTGGTTATTAAAAAGAATCTCACAAAACAAAATGTATTATTTTCACATGTTCTAGTAAAATTATATCTGGCTGAGATTATTTTAGGACAAGATGGTTGCTATGTTTGGCTGGTAAGAGGTGTGGTTGGCAAGATGCAGCTGGAGGGTCCCTAAGCGTCTGGCTGGACAGAATGGGATTaagtgctgtgttctgtcaggttCTGTCTCCCTTTCCCAGTTTATATGAGCTACCCACGACAGGTCCGGTAGCCAGTCAGACTACACTATCAGTTGCTGAGGACGACTACAATCCCACCTCCTTCATGACTACTCAAAATGCTGCTCACTAGTCAGAAGCCGATCAGAATATAGATTTTTATCTTTTACAAACCGGCAATTCTCTCCCCCCTGTCATTCCAAAAATGTAAAATATGCCAATCAAACAACCTCAAATGTGATATAACAACTATAAAGGCAGTGAAAAAGAAAGAGCAGAAGAGCAGAAGAGCAAAAGTAAGAAGCGCTGAGCAGGCAGGTTCAGGTCTTACCTTGAAATTGTGGACTTTCTCATACTTGGTCGCGTGGTCGTTGTCCTTCAGGGTGGCTCGGCGGACCAGTGAGGTGAGCTGTGAATAGGCAAACAGTTTGAGAGGTTGCCAGAAGGTGGCAAGGGCTTCTGGGTCCCTGACCCCATCCTCACCCAGGGCTGTGGCCATAATGTCCTTCTGCACCCCCATCCTTCTTAGCCTCGTGTACCAGAGACTTCTTCCCTTCCCTGACTATGGACAACTCCCTGGATGGTATGAAGGGTGGGTAATAAAAGGGAAATTCTCCCAGTTCTCAGAACAGCTAATGTGATGCCTATGTGGAAGACTGACAAAGCTCACAGAGAAGAACTCGGAGCAGCTCAGCGCAAGCCTGTACTCAGCACCGATGCTTGTATCGTTAAAATCAACGCATCAGGTAAACCAAAACAACCCAACGAAAGCAGTAGGTAAAATCCACTAAGAATCCAAAGATCTGAAACGTAAAAAATGAAGGAAAAAAAAAGTAGTTAAGAGTATTCCTTTAAAATTACAGTGCCACAGAATTGTGTCCTTAATCCTGTGCTGATCAGGGTGTCTAAACGAGATTCCTCCTCAAAAGATCTGGCTTGACTGTGTGCATCGATGCAGATGAGGTGTGTTGCTAAGTTTATCCTCTCCATGTTGACACTGATACTGTCACTGGTGCACAGACAAAACCCAGAGTGAAGACAGCCATGggggggagcaagagagagagcgagcgagtgaAAGCAGGTGGAGCATTGGGTAGTCACTGCTGAATTTAAATGTCACATTGAGAATAAGCCAATCAGAGAAAAGAACAGGCTCGGCTTTATCAACAGTGCTATAGTATATTCCTATTACCccacaggcagagggagagagagctcaaTCCTACAATACAGCTCAATGTCACTGTAGCTCCAGGGTTGAGAGACTAGCTTTCAGATTAATGCTCATAAAAACCACATACAGAAGAAAATAAAAAATCATTACAATTCCCAACATGTTAGGATATGGCGCAATTGATTTCACTTTCAGACAACTTAGTCCTACATGGTTGTAGCTTCCAGAGTAAAACTATATAGGATCTGCATGTTTTCATAACAGCCATTTACAAAAATTATAGTACACATTACTTGTTatagagtgcattcagaaagtattcagaccccttgactttttccacattttgttacgttacaaccgcattataaaattgattcaatcattttccccccctcatcaatctacacacaataccacataatgacaaagcaaaaacaggttaagacatttttgcaaatgcataatatatatatatatatttttttttttaaataacattttcataagtattcagaccctttactttgttgaagcacctttggcagcaattacagcctcaagtcttcttgggtgtgacgttacaagcttggcacacctgtatttgtggagttactctcattcttctctgcattctcctctcaagctctgtcaggttgtatggggagcgtcgctgcacagctattttcaggtctctccagagatctttgatcaagtccaggctctgggtaggccactcaaggacattcagagacttgtcccgaagccactcatgtGCTGTCTTGGCTGGGTGCTAAGCATCGttgacctgttggaaggtgaacctttgccccagtcggaGGCCCTGAGCGCTCTTCATAAAGGAGCTCTGTATTcccctccgttcatctttccctcgatcctgactagtctcccagtacctgccgctgaaaaacatccccacagcatgatgctgccgccaccatgcttcaccgtagggttggtgcctggtttcctccagatgtgatacttggcattcaggccaaagaattcaatcttggtttcatcctttaggtgccttttggcaacctccaagcgggctgccatgtgccttttactgaggtggttgtccttctggaaggttatcccatctctacagaggcccttctcccctggttGCTTAGTTTGGCGagccagccagctctaggaagaatcttggtggttccaaacttcttcaattcaagaataatggaggccagtgtgtttttgggaaccttcaatgctgcagacactttttggtatccttcccaagatctgt
This genomic window from Oncorhynchus nerka isolate Pitt River linkage group LG2, Oner_Uvic_2.0, whole genome shotgun sequence contains:
- the LOC115134678 gene encoding N-chimaerin-like isoform X2 translates to MMSSKEAPSLKVDNRPKYYGREYHGMISREEADQLLSVAEGSYLIRESQRQPGTYTLALRFGNQTRNFRLYRDGKHFVGEKRFESIHDLVTDGLITLYIETKAAEYIAKMTINPIYEHIGYTTLNKEPTLKKHLPVCQEVPDGPAPQGELGDEEKGLTSLVRRATLKDNDHATKYEKVHNFKVHTFRGPHWCEYCANFMWGLIAQGVKCADCGLNVHKQCSKMVPNDCKPDLKHVKKVYSCDLTTLVKAHHSKRPMVVDMCIQEIESRGVQSEGLYRISGFSDLIEDVKLAFDRDGEKADISVNVYEDINIITGALKLYFRDLPIPLITYEAYPRFMEAAKITDPDKRLEAHHEALKLLPPAHCESLCYLMAHLKRVIQNEKDNLMNAENLGIVFGPTLMRAPDLDAMTALNDIRYQRQVVETLIKNEDILF